A DNA window from Anastrepha ludens isolate Willacy chromosome 6, idAnaLude1.1, whole genome shotgun sequence contains the following coding sequences:
- the LOC128866011 gene encoding uncharacterized protein LOC128866011, protein MQGRAAEEHWRLLAELDSLALSDSCCEICHCDCYSSHRSSVDSDSAVCVEADKIDVNLPPLRCVNTQKPETSKRAAANLDVLGLHQALPAKPLGATSIGHSSSKKRSTRKSKTTRRKNTHETTTSNGNLTKPSTTQATSTVNLKSKSAKNTPTHSGRASPTTTAAGGTKYGIKAKRNSSVSAKRSKSVSSFRSRSPSPLIVPAKRPDAKRATYYTRDCKLLQDLLSALNDDEDYNATATLQVNGKNAITQSKETSSKYLSVFADEGCTASTQSHTLPRCAAKSKSSRAINDEKQSSLTSQKLCASMANLCLAPTVRAAYQQVPTHDKRILNRMAHKRSERAIAKENAWLARKYWENERYERELFKCAQMEEYKRAIRDKQFQDYLLTKARLNEIAQRDLTELRRLREALHQKDMSTKRRLDALRVERGIAACQRRCEQLRRAEAVAVQQEEQQIDEKLRKQEMCGRLSERLQRAEQIRANMLDSYLRRLRYDNNIEELVHEEHWREAQQSERQRLAQLEEHIQQKCEQSQRFIEARQRRQETIAKTAKISASLRELVRKSVTPEVGVAAEGGAVGDAVSIANTTSLSKVLLDRPLFKLPLQP, encoded by the coding sequence ATGCAAGGACGTGCGGCGGAGGAACATTGGCGGCTTCTAGCCGAGCTAGACTCTTTGGCTTTGAGTGATAGCTGCTGTGAGATTTGTCATTGCGATTGTTACAGCTCACATCGTAGCAGCGTAGATTCCGACTCAGCCGTCTGTGTTGAGGCTGATAAAATCGATGTCAACCTACCACCGCTAAGATGTGTTAATACGCAAAAGCCCGAAACATCAAAACGCGCTGCAGCAAATTTAGATGTATTAGGGCTACATCAGGCGTTACCGGCCAAGCCTTTGGGCGCCACTTCCATTGGTCATAGCAGTAGCAAGAAACGGTCTACTCGTAAATCAAAAACTACTAGAAGAAAAAACACCCACGAAACAACTACATCAAATGGTAATTTAACGAAGCCTTCCACTACACAAGCCACATCTACAGTAAACCTAAAATCCAAGAGCGCCAAAAACACACCAACACATTCCGGACGTGCAAGTCCAACAACCACCGCTGCTGGCGGTACTAAATATGGTATTAAAGCGAAGCGAAACTCTTCGGTGTCTGCGAAGCGCTCCAAAAGTGTTAGCAGCTTCCGTAGCCGCAGTCCCTCGCCTTTGATTGTACCGGCCAAACGTCCTGACGCAAAACGCGCAACATATTATACACGCGATTGCAAACTTTTACAGGATCTGCTAAGTGCATTAAACGACGATGAAGATTACAATGCTACTGCCACATTGCAAGTGAACGGTAAAAACGCCATAACACAATCGAAGGAAACAAGCTCAAAATATTTGTCAGTGTTTGCTGATGAGGGCTGTACTGCCTCCACCCAATCCCATACACTGCCGCGCTGCGCTGCAAAGTCAAAGAGCAGCCGCGCAATAAATGACGAAAAACAGTCGTCCTTGACTTCACAGAAGCTTTGCGCCTCCATGGCAAACCTCTGCTTGGCGCCAACTGTACGCGCAGCCTATCAACAAGTGCCCACCCACGACAAACGCATACTAAACCGAATGGCGCACAAGCGTAGCGAGCGCGCTATTGCCAAGGAGAATGCATGGTTGGCGCGCAAGTACTGGGAAAATGAGCGCTATGAACGCGAGCTCTTTAAGTGCGCACAAATGGAGGAGTACAAGCGCGCAATACGCGATAAGCAATTTCAGGATTATCTGCTAACAAAAGCGCGACTGAACGAGATTGCGCAACGCGAcctgacagagttgcgacggtTGCGCGAAGCATTGCATCAGAAGGATATGAGTACAAAACGACGTCTCGACGCTCTGCGCGTTGAGCGAGGTATTGCAGCGTGTCAACGACGCTGTGAGCAATTACGACGCGCGGAGGCGGTGGCGGTACAGCAGGAGGAACAACAAATTGATGAGAAGTTGCGCAAGCAGGAGATGTGCGGGCGTTTGAGCGAGCGCTTACAGCGCGCCGAACAGATACGTGCGAACATGCTGGATAGTTATTTGCGTCGACTGCGCTACGACAATAACATAGAAGAGTTGGTGCATGAGGAGCATTGGCGTGAAGCGCAGCAGTCCGAGCGACAGCGGCTTGCTCAGTTAGAAGAGCACATACAGCAGAAATGTGAACAGTCGCAGCGTTTTATCGAAGCTCGTCAGCGGCGCCAAGAGACTATTGCCAAGACGGCGAAAATTTCCGCCAGCCTACGTGAGTTGGTGCGCAAATCAGTAACTCCTGAAGTTGGCGTCGCTGCGGAAGGTGGTGCTGTGGGCGATGCTGTGAGTATAGCAAATACCACATCTTTGAGTAAAGTGCTTTTGGATAGACCCTTATTTAAGCTGCCACTGCAGCCGtga